In Paenibacillus segetis, the genomic window AACTCGTTTCTCCGCATTCCGTAAACTGATTAGCCAAGTGAAAGAATGGCAGCCTGATATCGTATACCATCGGTTTGATCTCTACTATTTTGCTCTACCTACATTATTACGCAGCACTCCATCAATACTTGAAATCAACTCAAATGATTTGACCGAAATGCGATTTGGAGGTAAAGCTAGGTATCTCTACCATCAGCTTACCCGTGCTATGGTTCTTCGGGCTGCAACGGGTTTCGTATTTGTTAGTGGGGAAATTGCAGAGGAAGAACATTATAGTCGCTATGTGAGGGACAAGGTCGTGATCGGCAATGGATTCGCCATGGCTGGTGTATCCCCTGCCGAACCTACGGTTGAAGACAGAATTCGGCTATTCTTTATTGGAACGCCCGGCCAACCTTGGCATGGGGTAGATTCTATTGTCGCTTTAGCGGAAATGAATCAGGATTGGCATTTTGATATTGTAGGCATTCAATCCTCTGATATAGGAGGTCAATTGCCGAATAATATGACTTTTCACGGACGTATGGTCCGGCGTGAATATGAGCCTTTAATGTTAAAGGCGGATGTTGCTATCGGCTCCCTAGCTTTGTACCGCAATCAAATGAAGGAAGCCTCGCCGCTAAAAGTCAGGGAATATCTAGCTTATGGTTTGCCAATAATTATTGGCTACTCGGATACGGATTTTCCAGAGCAGGTTCCATTTATTCTGGAGATTCCCAATACTCCGGATAACACGAGAAATAATCAGGAAGAAATTAGAACATTCGTTACAGCGTGGCATAAGAAACGTGTGGAACGAAGCCAAGTTGCACATCTGGATACTGTAGTTAAAGAAGCTGTTAGGGTGGATTATATGAAGCATATTGTGCAAAACGGCGGCAGAAAGTGAGTATTCATGTTATCTTGTTGCTCCTGTTGATGGTAAGCATGGGTATCTTTATTATCCAGTATCTTCTGTATAAGAAGGTCAAAATAGATGCAGCCTATGTTGTTGGTTTTTGCCTGTATTTTGACATGTTTGGTTACTTCTATAAGTTAGCAATGCCAGGAAATGCGTTGTTCCTATTAATCGCTGTACCGCTGATTCCAGTGGTAATCGCTTGGTTCAGTAAAGATAGAAAAGCGAGGGAAATATTAAGCGATGGCGGCATCTGGTTATGGTTCATTGTTTTACTGTACGGCATCGTTTCTTTAGCTTGGACCACGTATGGTTCAGCGGGCCTGTCAAAAGAAGCGATCCTGATTATCCATGCGATTATTCCAGGGATATACGCCTATATCTTATACAAGAAATACGGCAAGTTTTCTTGGAAAACATTGGCTTTGTTTGGATTAATCTTCGCACTAGTTCATTTACTCTTAGGGGAGTATTCACCTGAGTATCCTGGAAGGTTATCTCTACCAGGTAGCAATCCGATATTAAATGCTCGGATGTCGCTGATTACAATCACCGTGTGCCTATGGAGGCGGGAAATACCTCTATACATTCGTATCATAACGATTACAGCCGCTACCGTCTCAGCTCTAGCAACCCAATCAAGGGGACCGATTGTAGCCTTCGTAATTGCTAATTTGATCGTTCTTGTTTTCTTCATCTATAAGAGATATAAGCATGGAGAATTTAAGCACTTATCTAAATATGTGGTGATATCTATATTCATATTGCTAGCAGGTGTGATCACAGCATCCCAGTATTCGCGAGAGATAGATCAGTGGGT contains:
- a CDS encoding glycosyltransferase family 4 protein, with product MKIAYLIHWNDGPDSGVFKKVISQITEWNLLGHEVTLFLFTNRWEAEWKDDLPELRLVTQTYGAGLTRFSAFRKLISQVKEWQPDIVYHRFDLYYFALPTLLRSTPSILEINSNDLTEMRFGGKARYLYHQLTRAMVLRAATGFVFVSGEIAEEEHYSRYVRDKVVIGNGFAMAGVSPAEPTVEDRIRLFFIGTPGQPWHGVDSIVALAEMNQDWHFDIVGIQSSDIGGQLPNNMTFHGRMVRREYEPLMLKADVAIGSLALYRNQMKEASPLKVREYLAYGLPIIIGYSDTDFPEQVPFILEIPNTPDNTRNNQEEIRTFVTAWHKKRVERSQVAHLDTVVKEAVRVDYMKHIVQNGGRK
- a CDS encoding O-antigen ligase family protein; the encoded protein is MVSMGIFIIQYLLYKKVKIDAAYVVGFCLYFDMFGYFYKLAMPGNALFLLIAVPLIPVVIAWFSKDRKAREILSDGGIWLWFIVLLYGIVSLAWTTYGSAGLSKEAILIIHAIIPGIYAYILYKKYGKFSWKTLALFGLIFALVHLLLGEYSPEYPGRLSLPGSNPILNARMSLITITVCLWRREIPLYIRIITITAATVSALATQSRGPIVAFVIANLIVLVFFIYKRYKHGEFKHLSKYVVISIFILLAGVITASQYSREIDQWVGGSRFGVFFDRAELQGDNNFIGRLDLQRKAIDKWTDHPFFGGGLGSVTPPIARDFPHNVVLEIASEMGVVGLLLWSFAYLYSIWVSRRNGLLLALLFQTLGTALISGDFGFNFEYVLISIVALALIPNNKRVGEESHAQGIISNYKF